Part of the Gemmatimonadota bacterium genome, AGGACTACGAGCAGGTCGATCGCGAGATCCTCGCGATCCTCAAGCCGACGAAGGCCTGGTTCGGCGGGCTGTTGCTCGCCCTGACCTGCCTCGCGTTCGGCGCCGCGTCCTGGGCCTACCAGATCCACCAGGGCCTCGGCGTCGCCGGCTACAACCCGCCGGTGATGTGGGGCGTCTACATCATCACGTTCGTGTTCTGGGTCGGCATCGGTCACGCGGGCACGCTGATCTCGGCGATCCTGTACCTGTTCCGGGCCGGGTTCCGCACGACGATCTACCGCGCCGCCGAGGCGATGACGGTCTTCGCGGTCATGACCGCGGGGCTCTTCCCGATCATCCACATCGGCCGGCCGTGGAAGTTCTTCTGGCTCATCCCGTACCCGAACTGGCGGCTGATCTGGCCGAACTTCAAGTCGCCGCTCGTGTGGGACGTGTTCGCGATCACGACCTACCTGACGATCTCGACGACGTTCCTCTTCGTCGGCCTGATCCCCGACATCGCGGTGCTGCGTGACCGCGAGACGAACCCGCTGCGCAAGCAGATCCTGTCGGTCCTGAGCTTCGGCTGGCGCAACAGCGAGCGCGAGTGGCGCCATTTCGCCCGCGCCTACCTGTTCCTCGCCGCCTTCTCGACGCCGCTGGTGCTCTCGGTGCACTCGGTCGTGTCGTTCGACTTCGCGATGGGCATCGTGCCGGGCTGGCACACGACGATCTTCCCGCCCTATTTCGTCGCCGGCGCGATCTTCTCCGGCTTCGCGATGGTGTGGACGATCATCATCCCGATGCGCAAGTGGTTCGGGCTCAAGCACTACGTGACGCTCAACCACCTCGACGCCTCGGCGAAGATGGTGCTCTTCACGTCGCTGGTCGTCGGCCTCGCGTACATGATCGAGTTCTTCATCGCCTGGTACGGCGGCATCCCGGCGGAGCAGGACTACTTCTGGAATCGCGTCTTCGGGCAGTGGTGGTGGGCCGCCTGGATCATGCTCACCTGCAACATGATCCTGCCGCTCTCGCTCTTCTCGCAGAAGCTGCGCCGCAACCCGACCTGGCTCTGGATCCTGTCGATCTTCATCAACATCGGCATGTGGTTCGAGCGCTTCGTGATCGTCGTGCCGTCGCTCTCGCATGACATGGAGCCCTGGCAGTGGTCGAGCTACGTGCCGACCTGGGTCGACTACGGGCTCCTCATCGGCTCGTTCGGCTGGTTCTTCATGTGGTTCCTGCTCTTCGTCAAGCAGCTGCCGGTGATGGCGCTGGCGGAGATCAAGGAGATCATCCCGCCCAAGATGAAGCACGGGCACTCGCACCACGGGGGGCACTGAGATGCATCGCGGAATGATCGGCGTCTTCGCAGAGCTCGACAGCACCGTGGAAGCGATCGAGGAACTGAAGCACAAGAAGCTCGGGGACATCACGGCGTACACGCCGACCCCGCGGCACGAGCTCGAGCACGCGGTCGAGCCGCCGCCGTCGCCCGTCCGGAAGTTCACGCTCGTCGGCGCGCTCGCGGGCGTCTGCTTCGGCTACTGGCTCGCGATCTGGGGCTCGGAGTACTGGCCCCTCGTCGTCGGCGGCAAGGCGATCTCCACCTGGATCCCGTACACGGTGTTCGGGTTCGAGGTGATGGTCATGGTCGGCGCGCTCTCGACCGTGTTCGGCATGTTCTACCTGGCCGGCATCCCCCGCCTGACGATGACCGTCGGGTACGATGCGCGCTTCAGCCAGGGCAACTACGGCGTCTGGTGCGAATGCGCGCCGGACAAGCTCGCCGAGGTGGAGGCGATCATGCGCCGCCATGGCGCGGTGGAGGTGCGTGGTGACCGGTAACCTCATGCGTCGGCTGGCCGTCGTCGCGCTCCCGCTGGCCCTCGCGGCCTGCGACCCGAACGACTGGCTGACCGACATGAAGCAGCAGCCCTCCATCGGGACCTGGCAGAAGTTCTCCAGCGACTCGGCGGCGGGCGACACGATCCCGTTCCGCGGCAACCCGCAGGGCTCGGTCCCGACGCACGGCCTCGCCGTCGCGTCGTGGCAGGTCTCCTACGCGGTGATGCCCGCGACGATCGACTCGCTCTCCGGCGTCGCGAACCCCGTCGCGGCGGACGCGCGGTCGCTCGAGAACGGCCGCAAGCTCTACCAGATCAACTGCGCGGTCTGCCACGGCGACCTCGGCGACGGCAACGGCGCGCTCAAGCAGCTCAACCCGATGTACGGCTTCGCTCCGCCGATCAACGGCGCGGCGACCCAGGCGCGGACCGATGGCTACATCTTCGGCATGCTGCGCAACGGGCGCGGCCTGATGCCACCCCAGAACCGCATCCCCGAGGAGATGCGCTGGGATGTGGTGAACTACCTGCGCGGCCTCCAGGGCCGCTACGCCGTCCAGACCGGCCCGGTCGGGTTCCCCGGCCAGACCGGCACCGCGCTCCCGGGCTACTCGAAGGTCGGCCCGACGGTCCCGCACCCCTACGCGCGGCCGAGCACGACGGGCATCACCCTGAAGGCCGAGAAGCCCGCTGGTGAGGCCAAGGCCGACCCGGCGCACAACGGAGGTCACGAATGAGCGGCCAGCACCATTACTCCCCGCCGCGCGACCAGTTCGTCGGCATCCTGCAGAAGAAGTCGATGCCGGCCGCCCTCAAGAAGGGCGGACTCGTGGTCGGCGTCCTCGGCATGATCCTCTTCGCCGTCGGGGCGGCCACCGGAGAGGCGCGGGCCTGGCAGGCCTTCCTCCTCAACTGGCTCTTCTTCACCACCATCGCCTCGGCCGCCGTCATGTTCTCGGCGGTGCAGCGCATCACCACCGCGCGCTGGTCGCGCGGCGTGATCCGCTTCCTTGAGGGGTATGTCGCCTTCCTGCCGATCGCGGCGGTCGGCCTGCTCGTGATCATCATCGGTGGCAAGTCCCACATCTATCCGTGGTGGGACCTGGTCGGCACCGGCGAGCTGATCAAGGAGAAGGAGACCTACTTCAATCACGGGTTCTTCTACGCCCGCTCGGTGATCGCGTTCGGCGCGCTGTTGCTCCTGCAGGTCTGGTACGTCTGGACCTCGGTCCGCCTCGACGTGGGCATCACGCCGGAGCATGGCGCCTCGTGGGCCGCCGGCCTGCGCGCGAAGATGCGCGCCGGCTTCGGCGAGGAGCGGCGCGAGCTGCACTCGACGCACTCGCTGCAGGGCAAGCTCGCGGTGATCATGGCGATCGTCTTCGGCTTCGCCTGGTGCGTCCTCGCGTGGGACCACTCGATGTCGCTCGACTTCCACTTCTTCAGCACCATGTACGGCTGGCAGGTCTTCATGGGCGGCTGGCTCGTGGCGCTCATGACGTGGGCCGTGCAGCTCCGGTGGTGGAAGGGCCAGTTCCCCGAGCTCCCCGAGCTGATCACCGACAAGCACTACCACGACATCGGCAAGCTCTGCTTCGCGTTCACCGCGTTCTGGGGCTACCTGACCTTCTCGCAGTTCCTGATCATCTGGTACGGCAACCTCGCCGAGGAGACGCACTTCTTCACGCTGCGGCTCTCGGGCGCGTGGAAGCTGACGACCATGGCCGCCGCGGTCCTCACCTTCGTCGTGCCGTTCTTCGGCCTGCTCTCGGTCAAGGCCAAGCTCTACTCGCCGACGATGATCCTCTTCGCGGCGGCGTCGTTCGTCGGCCTCTGGTTCGCGCGCTACACCGAGATCTATCCGTCGATCTACGGCACGCGCGTCGATCATGCGCCGCTCGGGTTCTGGGAGCTCGGCATCTTCGCCGGCTTCCTCGGGCTCTTCGTCTGGAGCTACGCGCAGTTCATGGACGCGTTCCCCAAGGCGCAGGTCTTCAAGATGACGTCGCCCTACCGCGACGAGGTGCAGGTCCCGGTGAATCCGGACACGATGGAGCCGCTCCCGGCGCACGAGTAGCGCGACGCGGGGGGCAGGTGACGGGGGCGGCGTGCCGAGGTGGCGCGCCGCCCTCTCGCGCGTTCAAGAGCCCCGAGATCGTGCTGGCGCGGTCGAGGCGCGGACGTCCATTCGCTGGAGGCGGCGGCCTGATTATATTGTGTTCGCGGGGCGTTAGCTCAGCTGGGAGAGCACCTGCTTTGCAAGCAGGGGGTCGCCGGTTCGATCCCGGCACGCTCCATCGCAGGCGCCGGGCCACCTCGTGGTCCGGCGCTTCGCCGTTCCGGGGGACAGGACCCGCGGGCGCGCGGCTCGCCCCCCTCCGGCCCTCACGCGGCCCGCACGCCCCTTCGACCGACGGGAACCCCCGTCCGACGCGTCCGGTTCATCCCTGAGTCCATCCTCCACCCTTCTCTCCGATCATGAGCGCCTCCGTCCCCGCCATCGGCACGCCCGCCCCCGACTTCACGCTCGACACCACCGCCGGCAGCGCGGTCACGCTCTCGAGCTTCCAGGGCAAGCAGAACGTCCTGCTCGCGTTCTTCCCCCTCGCCTTCACCTCCACCTGCACGGCCGAGCTCTGCGCCTTCAGCGACGACTACTCGGCTTTCGCGGGGAAGGACGTGACGGTGATCCCGATCAGCGTCGATGCCGTGCCGTCGCTCAAGGAGTTCAAGGCGAAGTACGCCATGGGCGTCGATCTCGCCTCCGACTTCAAGCGGACCGCCTCGCGCGCCTACGATGTGCTGCATCCCGAGCGCTACTTCTCGCAGCGGGCCTACTTCCTGATCGACAAGGCGGGCGTGGTGCGCTGGTCCTACGTCGAGGCGACGCCGGGCACCAAGCGGGAGAACGCCGAGATCCTGGCCGAGATCGCGAAACTGAGCTGACCGGCGGTTGCGGACGCAGGCCGCAGGACGAGGGGCGACGCCCTCATCCTGCGGCCTGCGTCGTTCACGCCACGGTCACGTCGATCTTCCGCGCCCGAGGGGCTTCCTTCGGCACCACCACCGTCAGCAACCCGTTGGCGAAGCTCGCGGCGATCCGGTCTTCCGACACTGCCTGCGGCAGCTGGAACGTCCGCTTGAACGCGCCCTGCACGCGCTCGGCCACGTGCCACTTCGGGGCGGCGGCCTCGGTCGTCGTCGCGGTCGTCGCTCGCTTCTCACCGCGGACCGTCAGGACGCCCTGCTCCAACGTCACCTCGACCTGCTCGGGGGCGATGCCGGGCAGCTCGATCTCGAAGCGATAGCCGTCCGCCTCCTCGCGCACATCCGTCGCGGGACTCCAGGTCGCCGGCGCGGCCGCGGCGCGACCGAACGCATCCTCGAAGAGGCGGTCGACCTCGCGGCGGAGCGTGAAGAGCGGGGGCAGGGTCGTCGTGCGATATACCATGGGTCGATCCTCCGAAGGGCAGATGTGAGACGCTGATGGCACAGGCACCCGTGTGCCCGTCTGTCTCCTCCTCGCGCATGCGGTGTGCCCGCGCCGCCCGGCCGTCACGGCACATCCCTCTGCCGACGCGACCGGAGCCGCTGTCAGCTTGACCGTTCCCGACCTTGTCGCGCGCCCCGGCCGCGGCATAGCTTCCGCTCATCCCTCCGCACCGATGACCACCCCGCCCACCCTGCCGACCGACGCGGACGCGCGCGCTGCGCGCGCCCTCCGTGCCCTCGCCGGCATCAGTGCGGAACTCGCCTCGGCACGCGCCCTGGAGACGAGCATCGAACGGATGCTCACCACGGTGCGCGAACTGGTGGAGGCGTCGGAGACGGCCGTCTGGCTGCACGCGCCGCAGGGCATCATCCGCGGGTGGACCAGCGGCGGGACGAGCATCACCGAAGCGGAGGTGCGAGTCGGACTCGCGGCCGGGGGCGTCCCGGGCGGTCCGCACATCGAACCGATCGTCCTTGGCGAGCGACGGGTGGGCGTTCTCGCGCTGCGTCTCACGCGCCCCCTCGCGTCCGAGGAGCGGTTGCTCGTCACGGCGCTCGCGAATCTCCTCGCGCCCGAGCTCACGCACGCCGAACGGTCGCGCCAGCTCGAGGTGGAGGTGGCCTCGCGCACGGCCGAGATCGAGCGGGGGCGGCGATTCACCGAGAAGATCATCGACTCGCTGCCGCTCGGGCTCTACGTGATCGACCGCGAGTATCGCATCCAGAGCTGGAACCGCAAGCGCGAGACCGGCATGCAAGGCGTCTCGCGCGAGGAGGCGCTCGGCCGCACGATCTTCGAGATCCTGCATCGCCAGCCGGCGGAGATGCTCCGGCGCGAGTTCGATGACGTCTTCTCGACGGGCCGGATGCAGGAGTACCAGATGGAGTCGCTCGCCTCCGGCGAGCAGCGGACCTACCGCATCACCAAGATCCCGATGCGGCTCGGGGACGGCGCGGTCACGCATGTGATCACGATCGGCGAGGACATCACCGACTGGCGGCAGGCGCAGGAGCGGTTCACGCAGGCGGAGAAGCTGGCGGCGATCGGCCAGCTCGCGGCCGGCGTCATGCACGAGATCAACAACCCGCTCGCGACCATCGCCGCCTGCGCCGAGTCGCTCGGCTACCGGATGGAGGACCTGGAGCGCTCCGGCGTCACCATCGCACCCGAGACGCAGGACTTCCTCGACATCATCGACAAGGAGGTCGTGCGCTGCAAGCAGATCGTCGACGGCCTGCTCGACTTCAGCCGGCCCAAGCAGCCGCGCAAGGAGCGGGTCGACCTCAACGACGTCATCCAGCGGACGCTCTTCCTCCTCAAGCATCACGTCCGCTTCAAGCGCCTCCATGTCGAGACCGAGCTCGACCCGCTCCTCGGCCGCGTGCCGCAGGCCAACACCGAGCAGCTCGTGCAGGTCTTCATGGCGCTGCTGCTCAACGCCATGGATGCGATGGGCGAGAAGGGCACGGTGCGCATCGTCACCCGTCGTGACGGCGACACGTCGGCGATCGCCGAGGTGGTCGACACCGGGCACGGGATCGCGCGCGGCGAGCTCGGCAAGATCTTCGAGCCGTTCTACACCACCAAGCCGCAGGGGCAGGGCACTGGGCTCGGCCTCAGCATCTGCTATGGCATCGTGCAGGAGCACGGGGGGAGCATCGAGGTGGACAGCATGCTGGGGCAGGGGAGCACCTTCCGCGTGATCCTCCCGGTGGTGGGCTAGATGAAGGTCCTGGTCATCGAGGACGACCCGACGGTCGGGCAGTTCGTCAAGCGCGGGCTCGAGGAGCAGCGCTGGTCGGTGGATCTCGTCGCCGACGGCGAGGAGGGCGAGGCGCTGGCGCGGTCGCAGCCGTACGACATCATCGTGCTCGACCTGCGCCTCCCGGGGCGCACGGGGCAGCAGGTGCTGCGGAACCTGCGCGCCCGCGGGTTCGAGAAGCCGGTACTCGTGCTCACGGCGCAGGACGCGGTCGACGCGAAGGTCGAGACGTTGCGGGCCGGCGCCGACGACTACGTCACCAAGCCGTTCGCCTTCGAGGAGCTGCTGGCGCGCGTCGAGGCGCTCGCCCGGCGGCCGCGCGCGATCGTCTCCCCGCGCATCACCGTCGCCGACCTCGTGGTCGACCTCGACGCCCGCGAGGTCTCGCGCGCGGGCAAGGCCGTCGAGCTCACGCCGAAGGAGTTCCTCGTACTCGAGTACCTCGCCCGGCACGCGGGGCGCGTCCTCTCGCGCACGCTCATCACCGAGTACGCCTGGGGCTATCACTTCGACCCCGGCACCAACATCGTCGATGTGGTGATCAACCACCTCCGCAAGAAGATCGACGCGCCGCACGACAAGAAGCTCATCACCACCGTGCGCGGGGTGGGCTACGTGCTCAAGGCCTAGGGCGGCGCGTGCGGACGATCCGCGGGCGGCTGACGCTGGCGTACGCGGTCGCGCTCGCCGCGACGCTCCTCGTCTTCGCGGCCGTGATGCTCTCGGCCAGCCGCCGCTCGGCCGAACGCGTGCTGCAGATGCGCGTGGAGAGCATCGCGCGCCTCGGCTCCCGCGTGCTCGAGCAGGCGGGGACGAGCCTCTACGGCAGCGTCGTCATCCCCGAGGATTCGGTCCTCCGCGCGCTCCCGCCGCTCTCGGCGAGCGTGGGGAGCCGGTTGGCCGCGCTACCGGGCTTCGTGCTCGTCGCGGACACGGGACGACTCCTCTATGCCAGCGCGCCGGTCGCGGCCCTCCAGGAGAAGGACCAGACGAAGCTGATCTCCGCGATCCTTCGCGCCTTCACGCCGGAGCGTCCCGCGGGATTCATCACGCTCGATTCGCTCCCGGGTCGCCTCTTCGTCCGCGTGAACTTCGAACGCCCGGCCCAGCGCGGCCCCGCGCTGCGGGTCGTCGCGGCCGAATCGGCGGAGGAACTCGAGTTCTACCGGCTCGACATCTTCACGCCCATCCTCATCGCCTTTCCGCTGATCTTCGTCCTCTCGGTGTTCGCCGCGTGGGCGCTCGCGGGGGCGTATCTCGAGCCGGTGAACCACCTCATCGCCGACATCGAAGCGATCCAGGACGGGCGATCGCTCCACCGCCGGCTCCCGGTGGAGAGCGGCGAGAACGAGCTCGACCGGGTGGCGGAGAAGGTGAACGCGATGATCGCGCGACTCGAGGGCTCCTTCGCCGCACTGCGGCGCTTCACCGCGGACGCGAGCCACGAGCTCAAGACGCCGCTCACCGTGATGCGCGCGGACATCGAGCGCGCCATGTCGGCCCCGAACGTCCCGCCTGACCTGCTCCCGCCGCTCGAGGAGGCGCTCGCCGAGTCGGCTCGGATGGCGGACCTGGTGGACTCGCTGCTCACGCTGGCGAGGGCCGACGAGGGTCGGTTCGACATCCACCGCGAGCGGGTGGACCTGCACGCGATGGTCGAGGACGTCTACG contains:
- the nrfD gene encoding polysulfide reductase NrfD, whose product is MTAIAHPDEPRRPNIASADIQLPAVKDYEQVDREILAILKPTKAWFGGLLLALTCLAFGAASWAYQIHQGLGVAGYNPPVMWGVYIITFVFWVGIGHAGTLISAILYLFRAGFRTTIYRAAEAMTVFAVMTAGLFPIIHIGRPWKFFWLIPYPNWRLIWPNFKSPLVWDVFAITTYLTISTTFLFVGLIPDIAVLRDRETNPLRKQILSVLSFGWRNSEREWRHFARAYLFLAAFSTPLVLSVHSVVSFDFAMGIVPGWHTTIFPPYFVAGAIFSGFAMVWTIIIPMRKWFGLKHYVTLNHLDASAKMVLFTSLVVGLAYMIEFFIAWYGGIPAEQDYFWNRVFGQWWWAAWIMLTCNMILPLSLFSQKLRRNPTWLWILSIFINIGMWFERFVIVVPSLSHDMEPWQWSSYVPTWVDYGLLIGSFGWFFMWFLLFVKQLPVMALAEIKEIIPPKMKHGHSHHGGH
- a CDS encoding DUF3341 domain-containing protein, encoding MHRGMIGVFAELDSTVEAIEELKHKKLGDITAYTPTPRHELEHAVEPPPSPVRKFTLVGALAGVCFGYWLAIWGSEYWPLVVGGKAISTWIPYTVFGFEVMVMVGALSTVFGMFYLAGIPRLTMTVGYDARFSQGNYGVWCECAPDKLAEVEAIMRRHGAVEVRGDR
- a CDS encoding c-type cytochrome is translated as MTGNLMRRLAVVALPLALAACDPNDWLTDMKQQPSIGTWQKFSSDSAAGDTIPFRGNPQGSVPTHGLAVASWQVSYAVMPATIDSLSGVANPVAADARSLENGRKLYQINCAVCHGDLGDGNGALKQLNPMYGFAPPINGAATQARTDGYIFGMLRNGRGLMPPQNRIPEEMRWDVVNYLRGLQGRYAVQTGPVGFPGQTGTALPGYSKVGPTVPHPYARPSTTGITLKAEKPAGEAKADPAHNGGHE
- a CDS encoding redoxin domain-containing protein, with the translated sequence MSASVPAIGTPAPDFTLDTTAGSAVTLSSFQGKQNVLLAFFPLAFTSTCTAELCAFSDDYSAFAGKDVTVIPISVDAVPSLKEFKAKYAMGVDLASDFKRTASRAYDVLHPERYFSQRAYFLIDKAGVVRWSYVEATPGTKRENAEILAEIAKLS
- a CDS encoding Hsp20/alpha crystallin family protein; this translates as MVYRTTTLPPLFTLRREVDRLFEDAFGRAAAAPATWSPATDVREEADGYRFEIELPGIAPEQVEVTLEQGVLTVRGEKRATTATTTEAAAPKWHVAERVQGAFKRTFQLPQAVSEDRIAASFANGLLTVVVPKEAPRARKIDVTVA
- a CDS encoding PAS domain-containing protein, which produces MTTPPTLPTDADARAARALRALAGISAELASARALETSIERMLTTVRELVEASETAVWLHAPQGIIRGWTSGGTSITEAEVRVGLAAGGVPGGPHIEPIVLGERRVGVLALRLTRPLASEERLLVTALANLLAPELTHAERSRQLEVEVASRTAEIERGRRFTEKIIDSLPLGLYVIDREYRIQSWNRKRETGMQGVSREEALGRTIFEILHRQPAEMLRREFDDVFSTGRMQEYQMESLASGEQRTYRITKIPMRLGDGAVTHVITIGEDITDWRQAQERFTQAEKLAAIGQLAAGVMHEINNPLATIAACAESLGYRMEDLERSGVTIAPETQDFLDIIDKEVVRCKQIVDGLLDFSRPKQPRKERVDLNDVIQRTLFLLKHHVRFKRLHVETELDPLLGRVPQANTEQLVQVFMALLLNAMDAMGEKGTVRIVTRRDGDTSAIAEVVDTGHGIARGELGKIFEPFYTTKPQGQGTGLGLSICYGIVQEHGGSIEVDSMLGQGSTFRVILPVVG
- a CDS encoding response regulator transcription factor, with the protein product MKVLVIEDDPTVGQFVKRGLEEQRWSVDLVADGEEGEALARSQPYDIIVLDLRLPGRTGQQVLRNLRARGFEKPVLVLTAQDAVDAKVETLRAGADDYVTKPFAFEELLARVEALARRPRAIVSPRITVADLVVDLDAREVSRAGKAVELTPKEFLVLEYLARHAGRVLSRTLITEYAWGYHFDPGTNIVDVVINHLRKKIDAPHDKKLITTVRGVGYVLKA
- a CDS encoding HAMP domain-containing protein encodes the protein MRTIRGRLTLAYAVALAATLLVFAAVMLSASRRSAERVLQMRVESIARLGSRVLEQAGTSLYGSVVIPEDSVLRALPPLSASVGSRLAALPGFVLVADTGRLLYASAPVAALQEKDQTKLISAILRAFTPERPAGFITLDSLPGRLFVRVNFERPAQRGPALRVVAAESAEELEFYRLDIFTPILIAFPLIFVLSVFAAWALAGAYLEPVNHLIADIEAIQDGRSLHRRLPVESGENELDRVAEKVNAMIARLEGSFAALRRFTADASHELKTPLTVMRADIERAMSAPNVPPDLLPPLEEALAESARMADLVDSLLTLARADEGRFDIHRERVDLHAMVEDVYETATILGEGQGVRVSLVAIEPVQVLGDPVRLRQLFLNLITNAVKYTGPDGSVTVALERRGDQAAFAVHDTGLGIAAADLPFIFDRFWRADRARSRASERGGFGLGLAIAQWIAHAHGGAINVASRLGRGSTFTVTIPAEPAAAPPAKAHGALSES